From Shewanella psychrophila, a single genomic window includes:
- the nusB gene encoding transcription antitermination factor NusB has translation MKPSERRKARRLAVQAIYSWQLSGNNIADVEHEFLTEQKIDGIDVAYFRELLTGTATKLAQIDELIIPHVERPFDEVSPIEKAVLRMATYELTFRKDVPYKVAINEAIELAKTFGAEDGHKFVNGILDKIVGRK, from the coding sequence ATGAAACCTTCTGAGCGCCGCAAGGCCCGCCGTTTAGCCGTACAAGCCATTTATTCTTGGCAGTTAAGCGGAAATAATATTGCCGATGTGGAGCATGAGTTTCTTACAGAGCAAAAAATCGATGGTATCGATGTCGCATACTTCCGTGAGTTACTCACGGGAACGGCAACGAAACTCGCTCAAATAGATGAACTAATTATTCCTCATGTTGAGCGTCCATTTGACGAAGTTTCGCCTATCGAAAAAGCGGTACTGAGAATGGCGACCTATGAGCTTACATTCCGCAAGGATGTACCCTATAAGGTTGCGATTAACGAAGCTATCGAGCTGGCAAAGACTTTTGGTGCAGAAGATGGCCATAAGTTTGTCAACGGTATTCTCGACAAGATAGTGGGTCGTAAGTAA